A region of Streptomyces sp. NBC_01788 DNA encodes the following proteins:
- a CDS encoding MFS transporter: MLVVIAIAQLMVILDATIVNVALPSMQTSLGFSTQNLSWVVNAYALAFGGLLLLGGRVGDLLGRRPAFIGGVSLFTLGSLLGGLAQNSGWLLGMRVIQGAGAAIVAPTVLSLIATGFPTERERNRAFAVFAGVSGAGGAIGLVAGGLLTEWVSWRWVLLVNVPIGVALALVAPLFIGKSPRSEGRFDFGGAITSTGGVALLVYGFIHASDSGWRDATTVGSFVGAVVLLAAFVFIESRTPQPIIPLRLFASRNRSGIYALGVAMMGSLIGMFFFLTLFFQNVLAYSPLKTGLAFLPLSVSIIVVSGVMMQLIPKIGQRLPLVVGTLLITGALIWLSTISADSAYLGDLLGPMLLYGIGAGMVFMPMTMVGVSGVEMQDTGAASGLLNATQQMGGSLSLAVIITVYGAATSGATGDKAHVLAKGASAGFLVAVAITVVALALVVLLIRPAADAPMPGTMPGMDAGAAAEPELSADSSPSAPLTENLE; the protein is encoded by the coding sequence ATGCTGGTTGTCATCGCGATCGCCCAGCTCATGGTAATCCTCGACGCCACCATCGTGAACGTGGCGCTCCCCAGCATGCAGACGTCCCTGGGTTTCTCCACGCAGAACCTGTCATGGGTGGTCAACGCCTACGCCCTCGCGTTCGGCGGGCTGTTACTGCTCGGCGGCCGGGTCGGTGACCTCCTCGGCCGCCGCCCGGCCTTCATCGGCGGGGTCTCGCTGTTCACGCTGGGGTCCCTGCTCGGCGGCCTCGCCCAGAACTCCGGATGGCTGCTGGGCATGCGCGTCATTCAGGGCGCCGGGGCCGCCATCGTCGCCCCGACGGTGCTGTCCCTGATCGCCACCGGCTTCCCGACCGAGCGGGAGCGCAACCGGGCGTTCGCGGTGTTCGCCGGCGTGTCGGGCGCGGGCGGCGCGATCGGCCTGGTGGCAGGCGGGTTGCTCACCGAGTGGGTCTCCTGGCGCTGGGTCCTGCTGGTCAACGTGCCCATCGGCGTCGCCCTGGCCCTGGTCGCGCCGCTGTTCATCGGCAAGTCGCCGCGGAGCGAGGGCCGGTTCGACTTCGGCGGCGCGATCACTTCCACCGGGGGCGTGGCCCTGCTCGTGTACGGCTTCATCCACGCCTCCGACAGCGGCTGGCGGGATGCCACCACGGTCGGCTCGTTCGTCGGGGCCGTGGTCCTGCTGGCGGCCTTCGTCTTCATCGAGAGCCGCACCCCGCAGCCGATCATCCCGTTGCGCCTGTTCGCCAGCCGCAACCGCTCGGGCATCTACGCCCTCGGCGTGGCGATGATGGGTTCCCTGATCGGGATGTTCTTCTTCCTGACCCTCTTCTTTCAGAACGTGCTGGCCTACAGCCCGCTCAAGACCGGCCTGGCCTTCTTGCCGCTCAGCGTCTCGATCATCGTCGTCTCCGGCGTGATGATGCAGCTCATTCCCAAGATCGGGCAGCGCCTGCCGCTGGTGGTGGGGACGCTCTTGATCACGGGCGCGCTCATCTGGCTGTCGACGATCTCCGCCGACAGCGCCTACCTCGGCGACCTGCTCGGTCCCATGCTGCTGTACGGGATCGGGGCGGGCATGGTGTTCATGCCGATGACCATGGTCGGCGTGTCCGGGGTGGAGATGCAGGACACGGGGGCCGCTTCGGGCCTGCTCAACGCGACGCAGCAGATGGGCGGCTCGCTGAGCCTGGCGGTCATCATCACCGTGTACGGCGCGGCGACGAGCGGGGCGACGGGCGACAAGGCGCACGTCCTGGCCAAGGGCGCCTCGGCCGGCTTCCTGGTCGCGGTGGCGATCACGGTCGTCGCGCTCGCCCTCGTGGTCCTCCTCATCCGGCCCGCCGCGGACGCGCCCATGCCGGGGACGATGCCCGGTATGGACGCCGGCGCGGCCGCGGAGCCCGAGCTCTCGGCGGACAGCTCGCCGTCGGCCCCGCTGACCGAGAACCTGGAGTAG
- a CDS encoding TetR/AcrR family transcriptional regulator: MAADTAVGDQDPPRKPAASRRRGKDLERAIYSAVITQLEAVGYARLTMDRVAADARTGKAALYRRWPSKADLVVDTLDYALPAPEDAPDKGNVRDDLVEHMRQKAEVLNSPVGRAVQSLLAEIDRDRPLVRLVQERVFQPRQNVFQLILERGVQRGEIRPGRLSPLVAELGPAMLVQRFLGDSAPVPDDYLVAVVDELIMPIIRQ; encoded by the coding sequence TTGGCTGCCGACACGGCGGTCGGCGACCAGGACCCGCCCAGGAAGCCGGCGGCAAGCCGTCGGCGGGGCAAGGACCTGGAGCGCGCCATCTACTCGGCGGTGATCACCCAGCTCGAGGCCGTCGGCTATGCCAGGCTGACCATGGATCGGGTGGCGGCCGATGCCCGGACGGGCAAGGCGGCGCTCTACCGGCGCTGGCCCAGCAAGGCCGACCTCGTGGTCGACACGCTCGACTACGCCCTGCCCGCGCCCGAGGACGCGCCCGACAAGGGCAACGTCCGCGACGACCTGGTCGAGCACATGCGGCAGAAGGCAGAGGTCCTCAACTCCCCGGTCGGCCGCGCGGTGCAGAGCCTGCTGGCCGAGATCGACCGGGACCGGCCGCTGGTCCGCCTGGTGCAGGAGCGCGTCTTCCAGCCCCGGCAGAACGTCTTCCAGCTGATCCTGGAGCGCGGGGTGCAGCGCGGCGAGATCCGCCCCGGCCGGCTCAGCCCGTTGGTCGCTGAACTCGGGCCCGCCATGCTGGTGCAGCGCTTCCTCGGCGACTCGGCCCCGGTTCCCGACGACTACCTGGTGGCCGTGGTGGACGAGCTGATCATGCCCATCATCCGCCAGTAG
- a CDS encoding YdeI/OmpD-associated family protein translates to MARDEEIIEFASAAELQDWLSRNYAASRGFWLKLTNNAAGEDVLTYAQALDVALCYGWIDGQKGKLDDAHWLQRFTPRSARSRWSKVNREKVAALIEQGRMQPPGIAEVERAKRDGRWEAAYAGAKSATVPDDLARALEANPAAAEFFKTLDSQNRYSILYRVQDAKKPETRARRIEKYVGMLANHEKIHT, encoded by the coding sequence ATGGCCCGAGACGAAGAGATCATCGAATTCGCATCGGCGGCGGAGCTGCAGGATTGGCTTTCCCGCAATTATGCCGCGTCCCGCGGGTTCTGGCTGAAGCTTACGAATAACGCCGCGGGCGAAGACGTCCTGACGTACGCCCAGGCCCTCGACGTGGCATTGTGCTACGGGTGGATCGACGGCCAGAAAGGCAAGCTCGACGACGCCCACTGGCTCCAGCGGTTCACGCCGCGGTCGGCCCGCAGCCGGTGGTCCAAGGTCAACCGGGAGAAGGTCGCCGCCCTCATCGAGCAGGGACGGATGCAACCGCCGGGGATCGCCGAGGTCGAGCGGGCCAAGAGGGACGGGCGCTGGGAAGCGGCCTACGCGGGGGCGAAGTCCGCCACCGTCCCGGACGACCTGGCGCGGGCGCTGGAGGCCAACCCGGCCGCCGCGGAGTTCTTCAAGACCCTCGACAGCCAGAATCGCTACTCCATCCTCTACCGGGTGCAGGACGCCAAGAAGCCCGAGACCAGGGCCCGGCGCATCGAGAAGTACGTCGGCATGCTGGCCAACCACGAGAAGATCCACACGTGA